The Comamonas piscis region CTTGCCATGGTCGCGCACGCTGAGCATCAAATGGCTGTCTTCGACGACCAGCGTCACTTCCAGCAGGCCCGCTTCTGGGGAGAATTTCACGGCATTGCTCAGAATGTTCCAGAAGATCTGCTGGAACCGCGCCGGATCGACCAGCGCTTTGCGGCCTTGGGTGTCCAGCGCCACCTGCAGCACCAGCTTCTTGGCATCCATGGCGGCCTTCAGGGAATCCAGCGACGAGGTGATCAAGGTGGCGGGCTCGACCCATTCGCGCTCCAAGGTCAGCTTGCCGGAGTTGATGCGCGAGACATCCAGGATGTCGCTGATGATGCGGGCCTGGGTGCTGGCATTGCGCTTGATGGCATCGAGGTTCTTGGCAAACTCAGGCGGTGGCGATTTGCGCAGCACCTGGTGCACATTCATCATGATGGCGCTCAAAGGATTGCGCAGCTCATGCGATAGCACGGCAACAAAGTCATCTTTGGAGCGGCTGTAGCGCTCGGCCGTGGCACGCGCGGCCTGCTCGCGCTCCAGCAGCTGTTTACGCTCCAGCTCCAGCTGGATGCGGTTGGAGACATTGGCCACAGCTGCCACGCGCAGCTCGCCTTTGACCTTGGCGGCCATGCTCCATTCCACATGCAGCAGTTGGCCTTCCGCGCCCAGCAAGCTCACTTCTTCCCGCCACACTGCGTTTTTGCTTTGGGGCTGGCAGATCCCTTGGATGCGCTCTTCATGGCCGGGTGCCGCAAACACAGCTACCGTCTGGCCCAGTACCTGGGACGCGGGGCGGCCCAGCATCTCCAGCATGGCGGGGTTGGCATCCACAAAGCGTCCGTCGTCGTCAATCAGCGCGATGCCGCTTTGGGCTTGCTCGTAGATGGAGCGGAACTTGGCTTCGCTCTGGTGTACGCGCACCTCGGCCAGGCGTGCACGCACCAGTGCCTGGATGGTGGCGACCAGCATGGCCGGCTCGGCGGGGTGGGTCAGGTAGGCGTCGGCACCGGCATCCAGCCCGGCCACCTTGTCGGTATCGGCCACAAAGGCCGCCGACAGATGCACGATGGGCAAGGAGGTGGTTGGCGCGCGCTCACGGATCATGCGGCAGACCTCAAAGCCGCCAATATCGGGCAAATGCACATCCAGCACCACGGCGGAGATGTCGCCCATCGACATGTCCAACGCCTCCTGCCCGGTGCCCGCCTCCAGCGTTTTAAAGCCAGCCGCGCGCAGCGCGCGGGCTGTCGCATAGCAGGTGGCGGGGTTGTCATCGACCACCAGCACCGTGTGCTGGGAGCGGTCGATGCTGACATTGAGCCGGGCAGTGACTGTGGGCATGGCGTTCAGGATGATG contains the following coding sequences:
- a CDS encoding response regulator produces the protein MPTVTARLNVSIDRSQHTVLVVDDNPATCYATARALRAAGFKTLEAGTGQEALDMSMGDISAVVLDVHLPDIGGFEVCRMIRERAPTTSLPIVHLSAAFVADTDKVAGLDAGADAYLTHPAEPAMLVATIQALVRARLAEVRVHQSEAKFRSIYEQAQSGIALIDDDGRFVDANPAMLEMLGRPASQVLGQTVAVFAAPGHEERIQGICQPQSKNAVWREEVSLLGAEGQLLHVEWSMAAKVKGELRVAAVANVSNRIQLELERKQLLEREQAARATAERYSRSKDDFVAVLSHELRNPLSAIMMNVHQVLRKSPPPEFAKNLDAIKRNASTQARIISDILDVSRINSGKLTLEREWVEPATLITSSLDSLKAAMDAKKLVLQVALDTQGRKALVDPARFQQIFWNILSNAVKFSPEAGLLEVTLVVEDSHLMLSVRDHGKGIEAGFLERIFEKFTQAASPGSRSSGGLGLGMSIVKHLVDLHGGNVQVASEGLGTGTLVRVSLPLGPDAEDGHPPADAVAPTLDGGAEELRGTKILVVEDDEEVANLLVLILQERGATVSRAEDFDSAVASLQAQAPDILVSDIGLPGKDGYALMRYIRQAQAHFSQVPAIALTAFGREADREAALAAGFNIHLAKPLQPQKLLAQIKSLVPGRPSDGRGR